Genomic DNA from Bacteroidota bacterium:
TCTCAGCCCTGAAGGTAGGGCCGAAAGTATAAATCTGTGAAATAGCCAAAGCGCCAAGTTCGCCTTCCAACTGTCCGGAAACAGTCAGATGTGATTCTTTCCCAAAGAAGTCATCCTCGTAATTAATGGATTTGTCGCTCTTCAAAGGTATATTCTTCAGATCAAGGGTAGTTACCTGGAACATATCGCCTGCTCCTTCACAATCACTACTGGTAATAATGGGCGTATGCAGATAGAAAAAACCATGATCATTGAAATATTGATGGATGGCAAAAGCCAAAGCATGACGTATCCTTAAAACAGCACTAAAAGTATTTGTACGTGGGCGTAAATGGGCAATTTCACGCAAAAATTCGAGACTATGCCCTTTTTTCTGTAAAGGATAAGTTTCTGGATCTGCACCTCCATATACCTTAATCTCCTTAGCCTGTACCTCAACATTCTGGCCAGCCCCGGCAGATTTAACCAGAATCCCTTTAACTGCAATACAGGCACCGGTTGTAATGGTTTTCAGGGTATTCTCATCGAACTTGGCCACTTCAACAACGATTTGCAAATTCTTGATCGTTGAACCATCATTCAATGCTATAAATGCAATGTTTTTATTACCCCTTTTGGTACGAACCCAACCTTTTACAAGTACTTCCTGATCAAATTCAGTTGAAAGCAATAACTCTTTAATCTTTTTCCGGTCTCTTTCGCTCATTTTTACGCAATTTTATGTAGCAATTTCATTAAAACTATTCCAGGCTTTTATTAAGCCTTCCTTACTTCTTTAAATATTATCTAAATTTAAAGAGGTCAAAAAATTAAATCACAAAAATAAGCTTTTTGGCCTGATAATTTTCTTCCTTCCTTAATTTTAGGCACAATAATTGTAAATATTTCCTGATTTTTATTTATGAAGAACAAGGAGCGGGTCAGTTTTGTTTTCCGGAGCCGGTAACTCCCAGTCCAAATAAAGCAAAATCATATTTGACGGGATCGTCAGGATCAAATTGCCGGAGGTTTGAAGTAAGCTCAGCAACAGCCTGCCAGTTGTTTTGTTTGAAGCTTAAAAGGCCTGTTTCGCGGGCAATAGTTCCCGAATGTACATCCAAGGGCATCATCAAAGCAGAAGGGGGAATTTTATCCCATATTCCAAAATCTACGCCGCGACTATCATTTCTGACCATCCACCGCAAAAACATGTTGATGCGCTTACAGGCAGAGGATTTCACAACATTGGGCAAATGTTTTGCAAAATGTACATCAGATTGTCCCGACAGCATCATAGTTCTAAAGAATAGAATAGAACTGGCTATGTCGCCTGTCTGCCGGTAGGCATTTTCAAATACAGCCCTCAAGCCCGAATAATTGCAATAGATATTTTGCAAGGCTGAAATAAACAACTTGCAATCCTCAGAATTAAAAGTACGGTGAACAAAGCCATCAAATACCTTTAAATCACCTTTTTGGGCATTCACGATAAAATCATAAGGTGCACCATCCATCCTTTGAATCAGTTCACGTGCCTTCCGTATAATGATTTTTCTGTTCCCCCAGGAAAGAGTTGCGGTAAGTAAAGCCGAAATTTCAATATCTTCTTTTCCTGAAAAAGAGTGAGGGACCTGTATAGGATCTGCCTCAATAAAATTGCTTTGATCAAAAAAATGATAATTCTCCTCTAAAAGTTGCAGGATTTGAGCATCATTTTTCCCCGGCTGATAAAAAGGCAATTTATCCATAAAGTAAAGAGACAAACCAGTTGTCCTACAGACTAATTGATAATTCTTCCGTCCTGCATTAAAATTTTCCGGTCGGACATACCGGCCAACTCCAAATCATGGGTAACGATTACAATGGTCTGGTTAAATTTATCGCGAAGGGAGAAAAAAAGCTCATGTAATTCCTTTTTATTTTTGCTGTCCAGGTTTCCTGAAGGTTCATCGGCTAAAACGACAGAAGGATTATTAATCAATGCCCTCGCCACAGCCACACGTTGTTGTTCGCCACCGGAAAGTTCATTGGGCTTATGAGTCATCCTGTCCTGTAAATTCAGAAAACATAAAAGTTCTTTTGCCCTCTCTACAGCTTTACGTTTTGGCGTTTTAGCAATAAAGGCAGGAATACAAACATTTTCCAATGCGGTAAATTCAGGAAGCAAATGATGGAACTGAAAAACGAAACCAATATGTTGATTTCTAAACCTTGCGAGTTGCTTTTCCCTAAGATGAAGTACATCGGTATCATTAATATCAACCAGGCCGCCATCAGGCTTGCTTAAAGTTCCGAGAATCTGAAGGAAGGTGGTTTTACCGGCTCCACTGGCTCCGACTATGGTTACTAGTTCTCCCTTTTGAATTTCAATATCAATACCTTTTAAAACTTGTAACGATCCAAACGATTTGGTGATATTTTGAGCTTTAATCATAAAATAAGAAATTATCCCAGCAAATTGCCGGAATTTAAATTATTAGCGGGCGACTTTTGATCCACATTGGTTGCCCTGCTTTGCAATTCTTCTTCCTTTGGTTCTTCTTCCTTAAGTTCTTCTTCCTTTAGTTCCGGATAAACTGAAGGATCAAATTCTTTTTTAGAATCCGATTCATGGGTTTCAGTATTCTTTTCTCCGGCAATTTCAGCCGGTTTTTCTATTTCAGTCTTTATAGAACTCAGGTTTTTATTGACTTCTGATTTTACGTCATTTAGATTTTCCGTAACATTAGTCTTAAAATCAGTAATACCGCCCTGGAGGTCGCTTTTTAAATCATTTACTTCATTGACGATATCTGAGGTGTTTTCCAAAATTTCTCGTTTAATATCATCAGTTGCCCGCTTAAATTCCTGATAACCTTTTCCCAGCCCTCTGGCTAAATCAGGCATTTTCTTTGATCCAAAAAGGACTAAAACAACCAGCATAATGATCAATATTTCGCCACCGCTTACACCCATAGTATTTAATAAAAAAGATTTACAAAGATAAAACAAAATCCATCTTATAATATTGCAGGAATCATAAAAAAACCCTGAATATTACATCCAGGGTTTTTTTATATCAGTTAAATATTTTTAATTTTTCTTACCAAGGGCTTTTGCAAGTCTGGCTTTTTTCCTTTCGCCAGCTTTAATTAAATCGTAAGCGATAGGAGTAGCGTTGAACACGGATGAGTAAGTTCCAATGGCAACACCAACCAACAAAGCGAATATAAAGCCTCTCAAAATTTCACCACCGAAAATAAAGATGATGATCAATACTACCAAGGTAACACCTGAGGTGTTGATGGTTCTGCCCAAGGTGCTGTTGATAGCAGCATTTATATTGGTTTCCAGATCCCTCTTCGGATACAGCCTTGTATATTCACGGATTCTGTCGAAAATAATCACAGAGTCCATGATAGAATAACCAATGATGGTCAACAAAGCTGCAATAAACTGCTGGTCGATTTCAAGACTGAAGGGCAAGATTCCGTAAAACAACGTAAACATCGTAATAACAACCATGGTATCGTGGAACAACGATATAACACCGCCCAAACCATATTTCCAGTTCTTAAACCGGATGGCGATATAAATAAAGATGATCAACAAACCAAAGAACACAGCCATAAACGATTGCCAGATCAAATCATTAGAAATAACCGGATCAACTTTTGTCGAACTCAATTCGCCGACTTTCTTGGTATCGGAATGTTGAGAGAATTGCTGGTAAGTTACCGGATTAACGAAAAATGGTTTTAATCCTTCGTATAATGTTTTGTCGACAATAGAATCTGCTTTAGTGCTCTTATTATCGATCATATATTTGGTGGTGATCTTTGTCTGTTTATCTGAACCAAAGGTCTTTACTTCAGGAGCATCCTTAAATACGTTGGTTAACGCACTGCGGATATTAGCAGTTTCAACCGGGCGGTCAAAGCGGACAACGTAAGTACGTCCACCGGTAAATTCAACGCTGGGATCAAGTCCTCTGAATATCAACGAAATAATACCAATTGAAATCAGGGTACCAGATGCCACATACATGATCTTCCTGATGCCAATGAAATTAATGTGAACATTTGACAGGGCATTGATGGTAAATTTATTACCCAGGGTAATTTCCTTGTTGTGATCAAGCAGCCATTCGAACATCAAGCGGGCGATGAAAATAGAGGAGAAGAGTGACAGCAACAGACCAACAATCAGGGTAGTAGCAAAACCTTGTACAGGGCCAGAACCGAAAATGTACAAAACCACACCAGTTAAAATTGTCGTAACGTGGCCATCGATGATGGAAGAATAAGCATGCTGGAAACCTTCCTGGACCATAAGTCGGGGTCCTTTACCTTCCCGCCATTCTTCACGCATTCGTTCATAAATAATAACGTTGCCAT
This window encodes:
- a CDS encoding TIGR02757 family protein → MDKLPFYQPGKNDAQILQLLEENYHFFDQSNFIEADPIQVPHSFSGKEDIEISALLTATLSWGNRKIIIRKARELIQRMDGAPYDFIVNAQKGDLKVFDGFVHRTFNSEDCKLFISALQNIYCNYSGLRAVFENAYRQTGDIASSILFFRTMMLSGQSDVHFAKHLPNVVKSSACKRINMFLRWMVRNDSRGVDFGIWDKIPPSALMMPLDVHSGTIARETGLLSFKQNNWQAVAELTSNLRQFDPDDPVKYDFALFGLGVTGSGKQN
- a CDS encoding twin-arginine translocase TatA/TatE family subunit; amino-acid sequence: MGVSGGEILIIMLVVLVLFGSKKMPDLARGLGKGYQEFKRATDDIKREILENTSDIVNEVNDLKSDLQGGITDFKTNVTENLNDVKSEVNKNLSSIKTEIEKPAEIAGEKNTETHESDSKKEFDPSVYPELKEEELKEEEPKEEELQSRATNVDQKSPANNLNSGNLLG
- the asnS gene encoding asparagine--tRNA ligase; its protein translation is MSERDRKKIKELLLSTEFDQEVLVKGWVRTKRGNKNIAFIALNDGSTIKNLQIVVEVAKFDENTLKTITTGACIAVKGILVKSAGAGQNVEVQAKEIKVYGGADPETYPLQKKGHSLEFLREIAHLRPRTNTFSAVLRIRHALAFAIHQYFNDHGFFYLHTPIITSSDCEGAGDMFQVTTLDLKNIPLKSDKSINYEDDFFGKESHLTVSGQLEGELGALAISQIYTFGPTFRAENSNTPRHLAEFWMVEPEMAFYEIEDNMDLAEDFIKSLIRYVLEHCPDDLDFLQKMYDPELLERLNFVINNNFIRLGYTEAIDILEKSHKKFEFPVKWGIDLQAEHERFLVEQHFHCPVILTDYPKEIKAFYMKMNDDGKTVKAMDVLFPRIGEIIGGSERESDYDKLYKRISELDIPMKDMWWYLDTRKFGSAPHSGFGLGFERLLLFVTGMSNIRDVIPFPRTPKNADF
- the secF gene encoding protein translocase subunit SecF, yielding GNVIIYERMREEWREGKGPRLMVQEGFQHAYSSIIDGHVTTILTGVVLYIFGSGPVQGFATTLIVGLLLSLFSSIFIARLMFEWLLDHNKEITLGNKFTINALSNVHINFIGIRKIMYVASGTLISIGIISLIFRGLDPSVEFTGGRTYVVRFDRPVETANIRSALTNVFKDAPEVKTFGSDKQTKITTKYMIDNKSTKADSIVDKTLYEGLKPFFVNPVTYQQFSQHSDTKKVGELSSTKVDPVISNDLIWQSFMAVFFGLLIIFIYIAIRFKNWKYGLGGVISLFHDTMVVITMFTLFYGILPFSLEIDQQFIAALLTIIGYSIMDSVIIFDRIREYTRLYPKRDLETNINAAINSTLGRTINTSGVTLVVLIIIFIFGGEILRGFIFALLVGVAIGTYSSVFNATPIAYDLIKAGERKKARLAKALGKKN
- a CDS encoding ABC transporter ATP-binding protein — encoded protein: MIKAQNITKSFGSLQVLKGIDIEIQKGELVTIVGASGAGKTTFLQILGTLSKPDGGLVDINDTDVLHLREKQLARFRNQHIGFVFQFHHLLPEFTALENVCIPAFIAKTPKRKAVERAKELLCFLNLQDRMTHKPNELSGGEQQRVAVARALINNPSVVLADEPSGNLDSKNKKELHELFFSLRDKFNQTIVIVTHDLELAGMSDRKILMQDGRIIN